A single region of the Lotus japonicus ecotype B-129 chromosome 4, LjGifu_v1.2 genome encodes:
- the LOC130713676 gene encoding suppressor protein SRP40 produces MIHMEGIKGGGGGRVEDHDMGDGMQCIDHPFRNNNPGGICALCLQEKLGKLVSSSLPLPLPAPSSSPSSPSFRSNVVSSVSITAAAATSAAPPVFSSSSSSLALTDVSDSRHNRHDYYSRRTRLPFLLAKKKKKKGSSVSGSSVSGSSVLGASVSGATSASDKIILKRSKSTATPRRRHSLIDAEDDTVDFSPRKRHGFWSFLYLSSKSSVSSSNKKLNSKSFRDSNHGSTPNPRILAINTSAATGFASTASKLKEKCCSGSSLGRKSDIVVEEDNNSSASASASVSSFERKVSRSRSVGCGSRSFSGDFFERISTGFGDCTLRRVESQREGKTKTGENHHHNHRCMKERVRCGGLFSGFMMTSSSSSSSSSSYWVSSSADDAAAMNSGKSTAVALSHGGRGRSWGWAFASPMRAFSSKNSSKDNKRDIIRDANDKNATPNLSAIPSLLAARS; encoded by the coding sequence ATGATCCACATGGAAGGAAtcaaaggaggaggaggaggaagagttGAGGATCATGACATGGGTGATGGCATGCAATGCATTGACCATCCTTTCAGAAACAACAACCCAGGTGGGATCTGTGCTCTTTGCCTTCAAGAGAAGCTTGGCAAGCTTGTTTCTTCCTCTCTCCCACTCCCTCTCCCTGCtccttcctcttctccttcttcacctTCTTTCAGATCCAATGTTGTATCCTCTGTTTCCATCACTGCTGCAGCAGCAACCTCTGCAGCACCACctgttttttcttcctcttcttcttctcttgccCTCACTGATGTCAGTGATAGCCGTCACAATCGCCATGACTATTACTCACGGAGGACTCGCCTTCCTTTTCTCTtagccaagaagaagaagaagaaaggttcCTCTGTTTCAGGTTCCTCTGTTTCTGGCTCCTCTGTTTTAGGTGCCTCTGTTTCAGGCGCAACCTCTGCTTCTGACAAGATCATTCTCAAGCGCAGCAAATCCACCGCCACACCTAGAAGACGCCACTCCTTGATTGATGCAGAGGATGACACAGTTGATTTCAGTCCCAGGAAGAGACACGGTTTTTGGTCCTTTCTCTACCTTTCTTCAAAATCCTCTGTTTCTTCAAGCAACAAGAAGCTGAATTCCAAGAGCTTCAGGGACAGTAACCATGGAAGCACCCCAAACCCAAGGATCTTAGCCATTAACACCTCAGCAGCAACTGGTTTTGCTTCTACTGCCTCAAAACTCAAAGAAAAATGCTGTTCTGGTTCTTCTTTGGGGAGAAAGAGTGACATTGTTGTGGAAGAGGATAATAACAGTTCTGCCTCTGCCTCTGCTTCTGTTTCTTCTTTTGAGCGCAAGGTTTCGAGATCCAGATCTGTTGGCTGTGGTAGCAGGAGCTTCTCTGGTGATTTCTTTGAAAGAATCTCAACTGGGTTTGGAGATTGCACTCTCAGGAGGGTGGAGTCACAACGTGAAGGTAAAACCAAAACAGGGGaaaaccaccaccacaaccaccgttGCATGAAGGAGAGGGTTCGCTGTGGGGGGCTATTCAGTGGGTTCATGATGACTtcgtcttcatcatcttcatcttcttcctcttactGGGTTTCTTCCTCTGCTGATGATGCTGCTGCTATGAATAGTGGGAAATCAACGGCTGTAGCACTCTCTCATGGAGGCAGAGGAAGGAGCTGGGGTTGGGCATTTGCTAGTCCAATGAGAGCTTTTAGCAGCAAAAACTCTTCTAAAGACAATAAGAGAGACATTATTAGAGATGCAAATGATAAGAATGCTACTCCAAATTTATCTGCTATACCATCTTTGCTTGCTGCAAGAAGCTag
- the LOC130715960 gene encoding late embryogenesis abundant protein Lea5-like: MARSLSVSQANRVIKVLVAEFLPLYRRGYAAAAAATSDAAVSVRVGLIRSIEEKPVLSEARSPWAPDPVTGYYRPINCTPQIDPVELRQMLLNHKFRSSH; the protein is encoded by the exons ATGGCTCGCTCCCTCTCAGTGTCACAAGCCAACCGTGTAATTAAGGTTCTTGTTGCTGAATTTCTCCCTCTTTATCG GCGAGGTTATGCGGCAGCAGCAGCAGCTACATCTGATGCAGCAGTGTCGGTGAGAGTTGGATTAATTAGAAGTATAGAAGAGAAGCCTGTATTGTCTGAGGCCCGCTCACCTTGGGCCCCTGACCCAGTAACGGGTTACTACAGGCCCATCAACTGCACTCCTCAAATAGACCCGGTGGAGCTCCGCCAGATGCTCCTCAACCATAAATTCAGATCATCCCACTAG